From a single Anoplolepis gracilipes chromosome 3, ASM4749672v1, whole genome shotgun sequence genomic region:
- the Hen1 gene encoding uncharacterized protein Hen1: MIIVLFHVFYLLGQYIYKNYRIKKLRALCDATKETEPLSEQQTYEMFNDSSFDDNNDDDDDEKPPASNYHDKEPIKFYPPAYIQRYNAVQDVLSHPMYREKIRKVVDFGCAEMSFLRYLKNTEGIEEILCVDIDRDVLQYNKVKAEPYLKDYLSRRKTPFAIEICEGSIIHNDRKLEQTDAVICIELIEHLYPDVLMELPFNIFEYIRPKVVIVTTPNADFNVLFPNFSGYRHPDHKFEWTREQFQNWAQDIVKKYPSYSVTFHGICEGPAGTEELGACSQMAVFHLNSLIEECNKIVGVDGLFKTVARYEYPLYVDNRTDEEKLLHEATYHIITLAYAQENRDEIILSDILPYLKEKNFNVTIETLRKVLEDANWIIQDREDGLIVKMNPSSSDYAEDEEEEFHMDNADLINEENINELNYESQVSEISVNVGEQDLLEQNSYIEKWDEQSSIIIPENRSIIQENTYLFDGENLSEYQSSEELHVTGNNDIKHSKISDITESLICTKQELPSNSVSSNETEMGGRAEIINADIPVLDTFSTIPNSSLILQNSSVDNTIESALPQNSDINLTAAELQLQKSTTFNFEPYMSVSRSSTSPEPLFFSCESNNSLHNYSASYQNRSYDKLHQLDSTFHQSEITNKTTMNIEESIVENILPLPSKKIFLEKDYIQKSEINSSKMSSNDSKVNSSCNFEQVTSIKNQVYENNDVADMIPLNVCSNSINNQPRFTSSPKASTKTSANIIKQSYLELKELMPAVNRSILPCIKKAIKETDSSLKDNQKSSSSTTTETAELCASSLCDDITNTSKNVDLCLVSNNTHLCLENKEFTKVIDSRDEGTDEKCIERNVAVNQESDFVDDVQNVDAHHSLSSDNDNINNKEENACCTLTKTNDYGTKAHQENVIDDFAQSNVRNKSLNPPKELSSFKSQNSECSSTECAKKTSVLENDRLVSSNSNKDISNVQFVSVLKKSDEIVGTSKDVNTPNIVGLVSNVEAKSVSPFETPPNSWSPEIMDSGYPNSASVQDITPEYDLSSIAQDHIPDSESPSIAEAPRLGILEPIEVENGDLANNNRDDEGNNMMAVDANDIENLQPFIDVLENDLENENDIYVMQNGFPIWLLRLLDMANPLDFDMQGRQHLRDPENDVADDANYLGRDEGFDSSSENESDI, from the exons ATGATTATCGTGCTGTTTCACGTATTTTATTTGCTCGGTCAGTACATATACAAGAATTATCGCATCAAGAAACTGAGAGCCTTGTGCGATGCTACGAAGGAAACAGAACCTTTATCCGAACAGCAAACCTACGAAATGTTCAATGATAGCTCGTTCGATGacaacaacgacgacgacgatgacgagaAACCTCCGGCGTCGAATTATCACGATAAAGAgccgataaaattttatccacCAGCATATATACAAAGATACAACGCGGTACAGGACGTACTTAGTCATCCGATGTACAGGGAAAAAATACGAaag GTTGTCGATTTTGGATGTGCAGAAATGAGCTTTTTgcgatatttgaaaaatacagaagGAATAGAAGAGATACTTTGTGTTGATATTGATAGGGACGTTCTACAATATAACAAAGTAAAAGCAGAACCATATCTTAAGGATTATTTGTCTCGTCGAAAAACGCCATTTGCAATTGAAATATGTGAAGGaagtataatacataatgACCGAAAGCTGGAGCAAACAGATGCTGTAATTTGCATCGAATT aattGAGCATTTGTACCCGGATGTATTAATGGAGTTGccctttaatatttttgaatacatCAGGCCAAAAGTAGTAATAGTAACTACTCCAAATGCAGATTTCAATGTACTATTTCCAAATTTCTCAGGCTACAGACATCCAGATCATAAATTTGAATGGACAAGGGAACAATTTCAAAATTG GGCACAAGACATTGTGAAGAAATATCCATCTTACAGTGTGACATTTCATGGAATTTGTGAAGGACCTGCGGGTACTGAAGAATTAGGTGCATGCTCGCAAATGGCAGTATTTCATCTAAATTCATTGATAGAAGAATGCAACAAAATAGTAGGAGTAGATGGATTATTTAAGACAGTGGCTAGATATGAATATCCTCTATATGTTGACAATCGTACAGATGAGGAGAAATTACTGCATGAAGCGACATATCATATCATCACATTAGCCTATGCTCAGGAGAATCgagatgaaataattttaagtgaTATATTAccttatttgaaagaaaaaaatttcaatgttaCAATAGAAACACTGAGAAAGGTCCTAGAAGATGCAAATTGGATTATCCAAGATCGAGAAGATGgattaatagtaaaaatgaATCCTTCTTCTTCTGATTATGCTGAAGATGAAGAGGAGGAGTTTCATATGGATAATGCAGATTtgataaatgaagaaaatataaatgaattgaaTTATGAATCACAAGTAAGTGAGATATCTGTTAATGTGGGTGAACAAGATTTGCTTGaacaaaattcatatattgaaaaatgggATGAACAATCTAGTATTATCATACCTGAAAATCGCTCtattattcaagaaaatacttatttatttgatgGTGAAAATTTATCAGAATATCAATCATCTGAAGAATTACATGTAACTGGCAACAATGATATTAAACATTCAAAGATTAGCGATATTACAGAATCCTTAATATGTACTAAACAAGAACTTCCAAGTAATTCTGTCTCTTCAAATGAGACAGAAATGGGTGGCAGAgctgaaataattaatgccgatATACCAGTTTTGGATACGTTCTCGACAATACCCAACAGtagtttaatattacaaaactcGTCAGTCGACAATACAATAGAATCAGCTCTACCACAAAAtagtgatataaatttaacagctgcagaattacaattacaaaaaagTACAACATTCAATTTTGAACCATATATGTCTGTCTCGCGTTCATCGACGTCACCAGAACCATTGTTCTTTAGTTGTGAATCGAATAAttctttgcataattataGTGCAAGTTATCAAAATAGATCGTACGACAAACTTCATCAGTTAGATAGTACTTTTCATCAATCTGAAATAACAAATAAGACAACTATGAATATAGAGGAATCTATTGTAGAGAACATACTTCCCTTGCCgagtaagaaaatttttctagaaaaagattatatacagaaaagtgaaataaattcttcaaaaatGTCCTCAAATGATTCTAAGGTAAACAGTAGTTGTAATTTTGAACAAGTGActtcaattaaaaatcaagtttatgaaaataatgatgtaGCAGATATGATACCATTAAACGTTTGTAgtaatagtattaataatcaaCCAAGATTTACAAGTTCACCTAAAGCTTCTACAAAAACATCTGCCAATATCATTAAACAAAGCTATCTCGAATTAAAAGAACTAATGCCTGCAGTGAATAGGAGCATCTTaccatgtataaaaaaagcaattaagGAAACTGATAGTTCATTAAAAGATAATCAGAAATCTAGTAGCAGTACTACTACAGAAACAGCTGAATTGTGCGCTAGTTCTTTATGCGATGATATTACCAATACTTCAAAGAATGTAGACTTATGTCTTGTTAGCAATAACACACATTTGTGTTTagagaataaagaatttaccAAAGTTATAGACTCGAGGGATGAAGGTACtgatgaaaaatgtatagagAGGAATGTTGCAGTCAATCAAGAGTCTGATTTTGTGGATGATGTACAAAATGTAGATGCACACCATAGTTTGTCATcggataatgataatattaacaacAAAGAAGAAAACGCGTGTTGTACATTAACAAAGACAAATGATTATGGTACGAAGGCGCACCAAGAAAACGTGATTGACGATTTTGCACAATCAAATGTAAGGAATAAGAGCTTAAATCCGCCTAAAGAATTATCGAGTTTTAAATCACAGAATAGCGAATGCTCTTCTACTGAATGTGCCAAAAAGACTAGTGTTTTAGAAAATGATAGACTTGTATCTAGTAACAGTAATAAAGACATAAGTAATGTTCAGTTTGTatcagtattaaaaaaaagtgatgAAATTGTTGGTACGAGCAAAGATGTAAATACACCAAATATTGTCGGATTAGTAAGTAATGTCGAAGCTAAGTCAGTTTCTCCTTTTGAGACACCTCCGAACAGTTGGTCTCCCGAAATTATGGATTCCGGTTACCCGAACTCAGCATCCGTGCAAGATATAACACCAGAATATGATTTGTCCAGCATAGCTCAGGATCATATACCGGATTCTGAATCGCCGAGCATTGCGGAAGCGCCAAGACTCGGCATTTTAGAACCGATCGAGGTGGAAAATGGTGATTTGGCGAACAATAACAGGGATGACGAAGGTAACAATATGATGGCTGTTGATGCCAACGATATTGAAAACTTGCAACCATTTATCGATGTACTGGAAAACGATCTTGAGAATGAAAACGACATTTACGTAATGCAAAACGGTTTTCCTATATGGCTATTGAGATTATTGGACATGGCTAATCCGCTTGACTTTGATATGCAAGGTCGGCAACATTTGAGGGACCCCGAAAATGACGTTGCAG ATGATGCTAACTACTTGGGTCGTGATGAAGGTTTCGATAGTTCTTCTGAGAATGAGAGCGATATATGA